A stretch of the Schistocerca serialis cubense isolate TAMUIC-IGC-003099 chromosome 2, iqSchSeri2.2, whole genome shotgun sequence genome encodes the following:
- the LOC126455484 gene encoding BRISC and BRCA1-A complex member 1-like, which produces MDGDHACGSENSSVSLVNNTSTSRGSSSDDSSPGPPCNEMNQLGRCADDVNNGVTGDDCEILKFPAVSCPEKIVLCVDLAEDPDYTPFKLGQGSKFSPLYMVKRVTEIFLYSKNIISLEHEFALVVLKTDEAVWLSDFCSNPKEIISILEGLSETTQNETFNLTSLFDIIKRNVKLPAPHANNPELCPPYSVRVILLYSRSFCVPEFRQGRESFNVLTSSPYFTLDILYIHEQPSEDNKCEEAFSVLDGLDEQELSYVYDVLRNATKLHDHMAKLLAHPLQRPAQKRTHYKLKEPQDIPK; this is translated from the coding sequence ATGGATGGAGATCACGCATGTGGAAGTGAGAATTCTAGTGTTTCCTTAGTTAATAACACATCGACCTCTCGCGGTTCTTCAAGTGACGATTCTTCCCCCGGTCCACCGTGCAACGAAATGAACCAACTCGGACGGTGTGCTGATGATGTAAATAACGGTGTAACAGGTGATGACTGCGAGATATTAAAATTTCCAGCTGTCAGCTGCCCAGAAAAAATAGTGTTATGTGTTGATTTAGCGGAAGATCCTGATTATACTCCGTTTAAACTAGGACAAGGATCGAAGTTTTCCCCCTTGTATATGGTCAAGAGggtgacagaaatatttttgtatagTAAAAACATCATAAGCCTTGAACACGAGTTTGCGTTAGTTGTGTTAAAGACTGATGAAGCGGTGTGGCTAAGTGATTTTTGTAGTAATCCAAAGGAAATCATATCCATACTGGAGGGTTTGAGTGAAACCACACAAAATGAAACTTTCAATCTTACGTCATTGTTCGACATTATAAAACGAAATGTAAAACTTCCTGCACCTCATGCCAATAATCCAGAACTTTGCCCACCATACTCGGTGAGAGTAATTTTGTTATATAGCCGGTCATTCTGCGTCCCAGAATTTAGACAAGGACGAGAGTCATTTAATGTCCTTACATCATCTCCGTATTTTACATTGGATATTCTGTATATACATGAACAGCCTTCAGAGGACAATAAATGTGAAGAAGCATTTAGTGTTTTAGATGGATTAGATGAGCAGGAACTCTcctatgtgtatgatgtcctcagaaATGCAACGAAATTGCATGACCATATGGCTAAGCTTCTTGCGCATCCGCTTCAACGACCAGCACAGAAAAGAACTCATTATAAATTGAAGGAGCCGCAGGATATTCCAAAATaa